The proteins below are encoded in one region of Spirochaetota bacterium:
- a CDS encoding 3-deoxy-7-phosphoheptulonate synthase, with amino-acid sequence MSLNYIRKYPSPGEILESNPLPVDLRDVKKKRDEVIRDIFTGGDSRMLLLIGPCSAHHAEAVYEYVSRLSRLQERVKEKLVLMPRIYTNKPRTTGKGYKGMLHQPDHREKPDMTKGLLAIREMHIKALSVSHLPAADEMLYPGNYPYLADILSYVAVGARSVENQEHRLTVSGLDVPVGLKNPTSGDLRVMIDSIYAAQQAHTFVYNGWEVATSGNPLAHGVVRGSVDRYGNHFPNYHYEDLIVLTEMYLDRSLENPSIIIDANHSNSGKKYREQPRIIMEVMRSVKYSELLRKMVKGFMVESYLLEGAQDPSGNEFGKSITDACLGWEDSERFVLELADFL; translated from the coding sequence ATGAGTCTGAATTACATTCGAAAGTATCCGTCGCCCGGTGAGATCCTGGAAAGCAACCCCCTTCCGGTGGACCTTCGGGACGTCAAGAAAAAGCGCGATGAAGTGATACGCGACATATTTACCGGCGGCGACAGCCGCATGCTCCTGCTGATAGGACCCTGCTCCGCCCACCACGCGGAAGCGGTGTACGAGTACGTATCCAGGCTGTCGAGGCTCCAGGAGCGCGTTAAGGAGAAGCTGGTGCTGATGCCGCGCATCTACACCAACAAGCCGCGCACCACCGGCAAGGGCTACAAGGGAATGCTTCACCAGCCGGATCACCGCGAGAAGCCGGACATGACCAAGGGCCTGCTGGCGATACGCGAAATGCACATCAAGGCCCTGTCCGTATCGCATCTGCCTGCGGCGGACGAGATGCTCTACCCGGGCAATTACCCGTACCTGGCGGATATCCTGTCTTACGTGGCCGTGGGCGCCCGCTCCGTGGAAAACCAGGAGCACCGCCTCACCGTGAGCGGCCTGGACGTCCCGGTGGGCCTGAAGAACCCCACGTCGGGGGACCTGCGTGTCATGATAGACTCGATCTACGCCGCCCAGCAGGCCCATACCTTCGTCTATAACGGATGGGAGGTCGCCACCAGCGGCAATCCCCTGGCCCACGGCGTGGTGCGCGGCTCCGTGGACCGCTACGGCAACCATTTCCCCAATTATCACTACGAGGACCTTATCGTCCTTACGGAAATGTACCTGGACCGGTCCCTGGAGAACCCGTCGATCATCATCGACGCCAACCATTCCAACTCGGGCAAAAAGTACCGGGAGCAGCCGCGCATCATCATGGAGGTGATGAGGAGCGTGAAGTATTCCGAGCTCTTGAGGAAGATGGTGAAGGGCTTCATGGTGGAGAGCTATCTCCTTGAGGGCGCCCAGGACCCGTCGGGCAACGAGTTCGGCAAGTCGATTACCGACGCGTGCCTCGGGTGGGAGGATTCGGAGCGGTTCGTGCTGGAGCTGGCGGATTTTCTGTAG
- a CDS encoding nucleoside monophosphate kinase yields the protein MKLVLIGPPGSGKGTQALKLKERYGIPHLSSGDILRAQVAAGTEFGKKIKVYMDRGEIGPAELITEVILHHLAETCPDGFILDGFPRTLYQAEKLGASHSVDAALFIDVSEPEIASRITGRRTCKSCGAIYHMKTKPSRAEGLCDACGGPLFHRADDNEETVLNRIRVYKTETRPVLDFYRGSGLLRTINGEREAEEIFADIVELLG from the coding sequence ATGAAACTGGTACTCATAGGGCCGCCCGGCTCGGGCAAGGGGACCCAGGCGCTGAAGCTGAAGGAACGCTACGGTATACCCCATCTCTCCTCAGGGGATATTCTCCGCGCCCAGGTAGCCGCCGGCACTGAATTCGGGAAAAAGATAAAGGTATACATGGACCGGGGCGAGATCGGCCCTGCGGAGCTCATCACCGAGGTGATCCTCCACCACCTGGCCGAAACCTGCCCCGATGGATTTATCCTGGACGGATTTCCCCGGACCCTGTACCAGGCCGAAAAGCTCGGCGCGTCCCACAGCGTCGACGCTGCCCTCTTCATCGACGTGTCAGAGCCCGAGATCGCGTCGCGCATAACCGGCCGCCGCACCTGCAAATCCTGCGGCGCTATCTATCATATGAAAACAAAACCGTCCAGGGCCGAAGGCCTGTGCGACGCCTGCGGCGGCCCCCTCTTCCACAGGGCCGACGACAACGAGGAGACGGTTTTGAACCGCATCCGCGTATACAAGACTGAAACAAGGCCTGTCCTCGATTTTTACCGTGGCTCCGGCCTGCTCAGAACCATAAACGGCGAGCGGGAGGCGGAGGAGATATTCGCAGATATTGTCGAGCTGCTGGGATAA
- a CDS encoding toxin-antitoxin system YwqK family antitoxin, with translation MTQKVLTALSCCLALILGCAGTEQIIKRETPDLAKSISIAGTAGKTYRAFWPDKSLMAEGPVVGNKKNGPWKLFYQGTGGKTLMAEVTFRDDLLDGPMKEYYPSGKKMVESEYKKGILHGRYMSFYESGIGKIEAFFKEGKRSGKSFEYYDNGNTRENAYYQNGLRDGMSTIFYVNGKREAMGRYIAGKKNGLWDHFNQEGMLESRGNYTNDRKTGKWSFFDKTGKVSEKNFD, from the coding sequence ATGACACAGAAGGTACTGACCGCACTATCATGCTGCCTCGCCCTTATCCTCGGATGCGCCGGGACGGAACAGATCATCAAGCGCGAGACCCCGGACCTGGCGAAGAGCATTTCCATAGCCGGTACCGCCGGCAAAACATACAGGGCCTTCTGGCCCGATAAATCATTGATGGCGGAGGGGCCGGTTGTCGGAAATAAAAAGAACGGTCCGTGGAAATTATTTTACCAGGGCACCGGAGGCAAAACCCTCATGGCGGAGGTCACCTTCAGGGACGATCTCCTTGACGGTCCCATGAAGGAATACTATCCCTCTGGAAAAAAGATGGTGGAATCGGAATATAAAAAAGGAATTTTGCACGGCAGGTATATGTCCTTCTATGAATCGGGTATCGGCAAGATCGAGGCCTTTTTTAAAGAAGGAAAAAGATCCGGCAAGTCCTTCGAGTATTATGACAACGGCAACACCAGGGAGAACGCCTATTACCAGAATGGCCTGCGCGACGGCATGTCAACGATCTTCTATGTCAACGGCAAGCGCGAGGCCATGGGCCGCTACATAGCCGGAAAGAAGAACGGCCTCTGGGACCATTTCAACCAGGAAGGGATGCTTGAGTCGCGGGGCAACTACACCAACGACCGGAAGACCGGCAAGTGGTCATTCTTCGACAAGACCGGCAAGGTATCAGAGAAGAACTTCGACTAA
- the flgG gene encoding flagellar basal-body rod protein FlgG: protein MMRSLWTAASGMVGQQFHIDTISNNLANVNTTGFKKMRAEFEDLIYQTLLMAGTPATEVSEVPTGIQVGHGVKVAATQKMFSQGSLQSTENKLDLALEGEGFFKIQLYDGTFAYSRDGSFKIDSNRQVVTSNGYLLEPPLVLPENFITESLAISQTGKVTVKVIGEEDPVEVGQMELYRFINPAGLQSIGGNLFKTTPASGEEIAGMPGIDGMAKTHQGFLEMSNVKIVEEMVNMIVAQRAYEVNSKAIQTSDSMLGTAIGLKR, encoded by the coding sequence ATGATGAGATCATTGTGGACCGCGGCGTCAGGCATGGTGGGACAGCAATTCCATATCGACACCATTTCCAACAACCTTGCCAACGTTAACACCACCGGCTTCAAGAAGATGAGGGCGGAGTTCGAGGACCTCATCTACCAGACCCTCCTCATGGCGGGTACGCCGGCCACTGAAGTGTCTGAAGTGCCCACGGGGATCCAGGTGGGCCACGGCGTGAAGGTCGCGGCCACGCAGAAGATGTTCTCCCAGGGAAGCCTCCAGAGCACGGAAAACAAGCTCGACCTCGCCCTCGAGGGAGAGGGCTTTTTCAAGATACAGCTCTACGACGGGACCTTTGCCTACTCGCGCGACGGATCCTTCAAGATAGATTCGAACCGCCAGGTGGTTACCTCCAACGGGTATCTCCTGGAGCCGCCCCTGGTGCTCCCGGAAAATTTTATCACCGAGAGCCTGGCCATCAGCCAGACCGGCAAGGTGACTGTGAAGGTGATCGGCGAGGAAGATCCGGTCGAAGTGGGACAGATGGAGCTTTACCGGTTCATCAACCCGGCCGGCCTCCAGAGCATCGGCGGCAACCTGTTCAAGACCACGCCGGCCTCCGGCGAGGAGATCGCCGGCATGCCTGGCATCGACGGCATGGCCAAAACACACCAGGGGTTCCTGGAAATGTCCAACGTCAAGATCGTGGAGGAGATGGTCAACATGATCGTGGCGCAGCGCGCCTACGAGGTTAACTCCAAGGCCATCCAGACCTCCGATTCGATGCTCGGCACCGCCATAGGATTGAAGAGGTAA
- a CDS encoding flagella basal body P-ring formation protein FlgA has protein sequence MRVFLSVLILLLASTASWAEVSMYLFPQVERGRNPLVLSDLGTIEGDTATAGIGSIVIEDSVFADGYIDRKEIIDLIRAHADGRVNIYGSGVRVHVSEVPDTGTGDERRIVVRKGSAVRFQVVNSIVRVGQMGTALQDGAIGDEIPVKLKGSAVSRGRVVSERVVELVL, from the coding sequence ATGAGGGTCTTCCTTTCAGTACTTATTCTGCTGCTGGCCTCAACGGCATCCTGGGCTGAAGTGAGCATGTACCTCTTCCCACAGGTCGAGCGCGGCAGGAACCCCCTCGTTCTATCGGACCTGGGGACGATCGAGGGAGACACGGCAACGGCCGGGATCGGATCGATCGTCATTGAAGACAGCGTATTCGCGGACGGATATATCGACCGGAAAGAGATAATCGACCTGATTAGGGCCCACGCCGACGGGCGCGTCAACATATACGGGAGCGGCGTGAGGGTCCATGTGAGCGAGGTCCCCGATACCGGTACCGGCGACGAGCGTCGCATCGTGGTGCGCAAGGGAAGCGCGGTGAGGTTCCAGGTCGTAAACTCGATAGTCCGCGTGGGGCAGATGGGAACGGCGCTGCAGGACGGCGCCATCGGCGACGAGATACCGGTAAAGCTGAAGGGCTCGGCGGTTTCCCGCGGCAGGGTAGTAAGTGAACGGGTGGTTGAGCTGGTCCTATGA
- a CDS encoding flagellar basal body L-ring protein FlgH produces MKKALIAYIVIVLFGCILNAKSIWQDKNPYTSEGDLKAGTVVVVNVYDVSDMKFSLSMSDKSNSIVSSNPDMTITGFLPKVAAQKKVTNDDLTQFTAKGKMAFSVATRVLNKVGTMLNVAGSRTYTMNGVTNIITVTGLVDPAMMKGRTVDSSSVADFTLEIRGIKQGINIQRPALKKDETANATLTEQEKQTIIIDYLKKMLGELTR; encoded by the coding sequence ATGAAAAAGGCATTGATCGCATATATCGTCATCGTGCTCTTCGGGTGCATACTGAACGCCAAGAGCATATGGCAGGACAAAAATCCCTACACCTCCGAGGGCGACCTCAAGGCGGGCACCGTGGTTGTCGTCAACGTGTACGACGTGTCGGACATGAAATTCTCCTTATCCATGAGCGACAAGAGCAATTCCATCGTTTCGTCGAACCCGGACATGACCATAACCGGTTTCCTGCCGAAGGTTGCGGCGCAGAAAAAGGTCACCAACGACGACCTCACGCAGTTCACGGCCAAGGGGAAGATGGCCTTTTCCGTGGCGACGCGTGTCCTGAACAAGGTGGGCACCATGCTCAACGTGGCCGGGAGCCGCACCTATACCATGAACGGAGTGACCAATATCATCACCGTGACCGGTCTCGTGGACCCGGCCATGATGAAGGGACGCACCGTTGATTCAAGCAGCGTGGCCGATTTCACCCTGGAGATCCGGGGCATCAAGCAGGGAATAAACATCCAGCGCCCCGCGCTGAAAAAGGATGAGACCGCCAACGCCACCCTCACCGAACAGGAAAAGCAGACCATCATCATAGATTATTTGAAGAAAATGCTGGGAGAACTGACGCGATAA